TGCTAAACCGAAACAAATTCGTAGCAACACAGACACACgcataaaaaaggaaaaacattttccttttctaattttttttttttacttcattgATATAAAGTTTAGTCAGTTTCTATTGGAAGCAACAAAGATGAAAAATTCTTCAAGCACATACCCCATAAAACAACTCTGTGTCTTGTTTTGACCATCTTGCTCTGGGTTCTTTTGTCATGAGAGTCTGGTAATTAAAGTAGCTGTCTGATTGGGCGCTACCATTGACTTGATCATCCATAATACCTTGGTCTTGTTCTGAAGCAATAGAGCTTTCTTCATCATGAGCATTTTCTTCATTCAATCTCTTTTGAGTACTGCACAAAAATAATATAACCAAAACCATAAATCAATGGACTGCAGACAATGTTGGAAATGATTACGAAAATGAAAAATTCATGTACCTTTGATCGGTCAAAGGTTCTTTTAATGCTTTCGCCTCTTTCTTCTGTATAACATGACAGATATAGGTCATGAATAGAACAATAGCAATGCATCAGAAAAGATAAAACACTAATATTCTAATGCTAAAAGTCTTTGCAGGGTTGGGGGAAGTATGGTATCTTTTATACAAAGACAGAATATGTACCGCTATCCGCTCCTTATAATCTGCTAATAGAATGAGATCCTTCAAGGCCACCTTTGCAAAGTCAATTTCGTCCTCTGGCGTGGTTAGTAAAGACTCATCCACTGGAAAATAAAACGGACATTAGAGTGGAAAATATATAACAAACAATGCCTCACAACTTTAATGTCTAGATGTTGTAACAACCAAATCTCCTCTTTCTACGAGTTGAATGAGAAAATTTCTTCCGCTGTTCTTTTTCTGGATTATCTGATGCTTCATTGGCTTTCTTATGCTTTTGAGCTTCATTAGCTTTCTTACGTTTTCGAGGAGGTTTTTCACTTTCCTTCACAGGTTTCTTTGACCTCTTAGAAGTTCTCCTCTTTGGAGATGCATGCTCCACATTAAATTCATCATCATCATTGTCGTCTTTATCCTCATCGATAGCATAACAACTGGGGAGTTCAGCAGCTAGGCCATCGTCATTACAAGTCCCATCCTCAAGATCATCAACAATATGTGGAGTAGTCACCTGCTCTCTCAACTGCTTTCTTGCTTCGCCCTTTCCATTCACCTCACCACCAGTGGAAGACTGTTTGGACTCTCGAGAAGGATTTGATACTAGAGAACTCTAAAAACCAACAGAGGAACATAAGCATAGCATCAGATAATGAAACTTTAAAACGAGTTTTATCCATGTCCAAATTAGATACAGGAAGAGTTGTGGGAGAAAAAAGAATACCACTTCTGTAGGCATGTCAGGAACATCTCCAGAAAGATCAACACCTGCATTAGAAGCTACTGCAAGGTTTGCCAGTTCCTCATTCACCGGACATTCAGAGGTAGAAGGATCTGGAGGAATAAAAGAACCTAAATCCACAGGAGCGCAATTGGGAACATGATCGGATGGAAAGTCAGGAATTGAGCCCTCTTCAAATGCTGTTTCAGAAGGAACAAACTGAGCAGTTGCAGGATGCATAACCCACTCAACCACAGTAGGTGGTGAGGCAGGTACACTAGTTTGTAGCCTAGGCTTGGGTTTGAATTTTCCAGTACGCCTTCCTGAACATCAACAAAGATATCAGAAAGGCACAAAAAAGTCCTGCAGAGAAGTCGCGAATAACATAGTAACCTATCTATCACATACCAGAGGCAGTTGTCATACCAAACATAATATCTTGAGTATCAACATCAGGAAAGACTCCTGCTTCCTGAAACTAAATAAATAGTCGAACTAAATTAATCCAAGGTAGTAAATACAAACAAGAAATCCTAAAACTTCTATGGAAGTACTGATCTTCACCTCTGTCCGAGTTCTTTCATGATCATTCCGATTATCTCCATCATTAGTCGAAGACTGAGTAAGTAATGGATCAAGACATTCCAAGCCAAAATATAAGTCTGTATTCTGAAAATAATGccaatatgttaaatatttttccttttcccttcAGATGAAATCTATGTGCCAAAATCTACCAAATAATTTACACAacctctaaaaaaaaaaaacacacaaattCGCCAATAGTACTATTCTATGTTACTTGAACTTGGACTTGAGTGTGAATATAGATATTGCCTCACAATttaatgttaatatatatatatatgaggatCCATGGAGGGTCATATAATATAATTACTAATGAGATACAAACTATAGTTTTTCTTTTACCTCCCCAACTGTTCTTTCAAAGCTCGAATTCGTATCATTGCAACAATTCGGAACGGCAGCCTCGGCAAGCAGAGAATCTGTGACGGTTACTTGGGATGGGTTTATTAGTTGGGAGCCCTTACTGTCATATACAACGTTATCGGGCTCCACAACTTGAACTGCATTAATGGCTGTGGATGCTACCGTCGTGGCCTCATCCTTCAAGATTACAGGGGGTTTTGAAGGGATTGAGCCAGAGGTTCCATCTTTAGCTTTACATTTAAACTTGGGTTGAAACTTGGCACCGGCCCGAGCTACAAACCGATTCACAATCTAATTGAAACAaccaaaagaaagaaacagaagaaCGACAAAGAATTGAAGGCTTTTTTTTCTAACCTTGGGTTACAACCGGCTCATCCTGAAAAAAATCAGACTCTTCCATTGCTTTGAACGCTGAAATTATTGCTTTCAAACATTTGtttcaaataaatgaaaattgattatgaAAATCAATTAAATCCACCAATATTACATATACCCAATTTTTCTATCTAAACAGtattaaaaaatctaaaaggCAAAATCAAAAGTTTTGCAAGAAACAAGAAGTTGtcaagaagtttttttttttttctttatatggAGTCGTTTTAGAAGTTTATGTTCGGAAAgagagggttttttttttcttggtctTCAGAGCATCGACTCCAGATCCGAAAGAGATAAAAGCAGACCTGGAATTTTAGCCCCGCCAATTGAGGGTTTATTTATAGGTATAATTTTGAGAATAGTCCCTGTACTGTTCAGTTTGTGCAGAAttaatccctttatttttattgCTCAATTAATGCTTTTACTTTTCATTTTCACCATTTTAGTTTTTGGCCCAACACTTTCCATCAAGTCCGTTAAATTTAATTACACCTTGGTGGTGACGTGGCACATAATTTctagtaaaaaattttaaaattttaaattatatgcaacatcaaaagttaaaatattataaatgaaatctTTTCTTTTACATTCATAGCCACCAATGCCCAGCCCAAAGCATTTTAAGGTTTGAGTGGCTCTTTGTAGGATGTTATGATTAAAATGTGTGGGAGAATGCCTCTTAGTTTGATCAAGTACATATTCGTTTCGACGACGTGATGGTCATTTTGTCCTGACGAGCAACAAGGTTTCGTCCCAACAACTCAACGGTTTCTCATGTCTCGACGACATATTAAGTCACGCCACAACGTGACAACAAGCAGTCCAAGTTTTTAGACTTTTTTTCTCCCGTTTAAACTCTATTTTAAATTCtcacttaaactctgattaacCTAGAGTTATTCTAGTCAAATACACTACGgatttcagcctataaataggtctTAGTTATCCTAGGTTATACACAAcagaaatatttagattgagaaaattttgttctttgttttgaaagGTTTTTCTTGTGGGGCTTTGGGTTTTCCTTTAATTCTCTTCATATCTTATACTCTCAATTATTATAATGAAATCTCCTTTTGCCCGTGCCTTTTTATCACCTTTTGAGGACTGATATTACtacattaattgatcctggttccacacattcgtatatatgcacaaatttaataaatgttaaaaatttacttactgaattcactgaatttgtagTGGAAGTttcaaatcctttgggtcaatATGTaaaggtggataaagtttgtaaaagcTGTCCACTTATGGTAAAGGGTAAATGTTTTTTGGCTGATTTAATGCTACTGccttttgatgaattcgatgtgatattgggaatggattggttaacccaacatgATACAGTGGTTAATTGTAAGCAAAagtatattgtgttgaaatgtcaaGACAGTGagttacttcatgttgaatctgacAAGCTAGATGGattatttaatatgattttaGCAATAGCAACACAGAAATGTATGAGGAAGGGATATGATGCTTATCTTAAATATGTTTTGGATACTAAGGTAATCGAGTCAAAGATTCAATccgtgccagttgtatgtgagtttccaaacgtgtttccggaagaattgcctGGCTTACCACTTgttagagaagtggaattctctatagatctaaTTCCGGGAACAACACCAATATCAATAGCACCTTATCGGATGGCTCAtgtcgagttaaaagagttaaaggcgCAGTTATAAGAATTAATTGacaggggttttgctcgacctagtttctcaccatggggtgctccggtgttaattgtaaagaagaaagacaaaTCTTTGaggctgtgtattgattaccggaaACTTAACAAAGTcattataaagaataaatatccactgccttgaattgatgaattatttgatcagttgaagggagctactgtattttcaaagattgatcttcttTCGGGTTATTACCAGCTCCAAGTGAAGGATTCAGATGTCCAAACGATAGCTTTCAGAAATAGATATGGTCATTACAAATTCTtactgatgccatttggattaacaaatgcaccagcagtgtttatggatttaatgaacaggATTTTCAGACCGTACCTAGACaggtttgttgtggtattcatagatgatattttagttcATTCTCGAAGTGAAgatgaacatgctgaacatttgaggattgtgttgaAAACTTTAcgggaaaaacaattgtatgccaagtttagtaaatgtgaattttggctacgagaaGTCAGCTTTCTTAGTCACATCGTATTTGCTGAAGGCATtagggttgacccgagcaaaatttcagcaattattAATTGGAGTCCACCAAAGAACGTGTCAGAGGTCAGAATTTTTCTGGGCTTAGCCGgatattatcggaggtttgttaaaggattttcaatgattgcttccCCGATAACTCTTTttttgcagaaagatgtaaaattccaGTGGaatgataaatgtcagcagagttttgatagaTTGAAGACTTTGTTAATTGAAGCACTTGTATTCATACAACCTGAATCGAGTAAGgaattcgtaatttatagtgatgcatttttaaatggtttaggttgtgttttgatataaGAAGATAAAGTAGttgcctatgcttcaagacaacttaaaccacatgaatgaaattacccgatacatgatcttgaaCTGGTAGCCATAGTGTTTGTATTGAagatatggcgacattatttatatggtgaaaagtgtcatatttacactgaccataaaagtctgaagtatttaatgacacaaaaggcttgaatttgaggcaacgcaGGTGGCTCGAGTTAATAaatgattatgatttgattattgactatcacccggaaAAAGCCAATGTAGTGGTAGATGCACTGAGCAGGAAATCTTTGTTTGTCTTAAGAGCAATGAACACCCGGTTATCTTGTTCAGACGGACATTTATACAACAAATCTATGAAGCACAGAAGAGTGACAACGAGTTGCAAGTTAAACGGAAGCAATGTCAAAAGAATTCttattcagagtttcaaattgggtCTAATGATTGCTTGTTGTTTAAAAACagaatatgtgtaccgaagaattcagaaTTGGTACAAAAGATTTTgtatgaagctcataatggtacaaTGTCAGTTCATCCTggttaataaaatgtataatgattttgaaaagatgtattggtggccgggaatgaaaagagatatttctgaattcgtagtcaaatgtttaatatgtcaacaagtgaaagctgagcatcaggtgccttcaggGTTATTACAGCCAATCGatataccagagtggaaatgggaaaagattaccatggattttgtaatgggattacctatgtcaccaagaaagaaagatgccatttgggtagtTGTTGACCGGTTAACAAAGTCAGCACATTTCATACCGGTACGTACGGacttttcattggataaattagccgaattgtatgtctctaaAATTATTAGATTGCATGGTGTACtggtttctattatttctgatagagatcctcgatttacatctcgattttgttATAAATTGTAAGAAGCACTGTGGACacagttgcattttagtactgcattccatcttCAAACTGATGTCAATCAGAACGAGTGAtccagattttagaagacatgttacggtgttgtgtgcttgaatttgaaggtaactgggaaaggcacttgcctctgattgaatttgcttataataatagctaccaatccagtattaaaatggcaccgtatgaagctttatatggtcaaaAATGTaaaacaccattgtactggacagagctcagtgaaaggaagatTCATAGGGTTGATCTAATTCGAGAAACTGAGGAAAAAGTAAAGGTGATACAAGACAGCTTGAAAGTAGCTTTagacagacaaaagtcttatgttgatcttaaaagaaaagaaattgagtttgagattggtgataaggtattcttgaaaatgtcaccttggaagaaggttctCCGGTTTAGCCATAAGGAAAAATTAAGTCCTcggtttattggaccatatgaggtcATTGAAAGAATTGGATTGGTAacttatcggttagctttaccgccagaacttgaaagaattcacaatgtttttcatgtgtcaatgttaagacgatatcgatcagatccatctCATGTTATCTCTCCAACAGAAGTGGAAATTCAGCCCGATATGACATATAGTGAGGAACCAATTAAGATCTTAGCCCGAGAAacaaaagagttgagaaataaaaagatagcattggtaaaggttctttggcagaaacatgaaattgaagaagctacttggaaaCCTGAAGATATCATAAAAAggcagtacccaaatctcttcactagtaagattttcgaggacgaaaatccttaaggggggagagttgtaatagcccaattttagtgaaatcggaatagtggttttgagactaaatttcataaaatgataggtattatgataggaatattgcatGAAAATTGTTAtcggaaaattttatcaattatgtgtctaattgcaaaaaggactaaattaaataaaatttcaaagttgaaTCCTAAAAGTTATAAGAATTAAATAGTTATAGAATTAAAAGTGAGAAGTCTTTATatagcaattagaccattgatgaaaaatatgtagatatttttatgagtcatccatggaaaaattgaaaaaggttaaggatcaaattggaaattaaattaaataaagtatgataaatgattaaatagaattaaacccattttatatcatcttcttctttataaaatacatggaaaccttaggagagagaaaagaaaattttcaagcttgatttGGTAAGTTCTATGTCACGTTTTgagtgatttttatattttttagatcgggaaagcttactttctttatttgggtgattaaattgaaagaaaataaaagtttagaaaattacccatggatgaatatgctgtaaATTGAAAGTCTATGATAGGAAATGAAAGGTTATTAATAGAGAAATCGTTTTTAcaaggtgatttttagtgaaagcatgtgtagggactaaattgcaaagtagtgaaattcttgaaaaaattataaaatttatgaaatacatgtgctgtaaaaattatattgaaattttgaataagcttggaataataagtaaattgcatgaatttcaatttccaagcctagggacgaaattagaattaattaaaagtttaggggcaaaatggtactttttcctaaaatgtgaaatgggcttgattgaatgtaaaaatcatagaattgatgattaaatttatttatataaatccgAAAGTTTCGAACAAAGAAaaagatcgagggaaagaaaaagtcTCGAACTAGTAAATACGATtgattgtcaaggtaagttcgtataactaaattaagcatgtaaatgtaTTGAATTGATTGTTGAATATTGTGTATTATGATTTGAAATTGGTATGTAGATGTAATAAATCAACTTTGATTCGCGAGgtgtaaatgatgaaatattgCATGAATCCATTTGAATATTGATTTCCGATTGGACAGGTGATTACCGTGCAGATGAGAttctgcatatgttgcagtaAAGGTTGTTCCAAAAGGAATAATCTTTTGGtctcattatgaaaaggaatGTAACCCGAAAGGGTAATACTTGAAAAGGATTTGTGTACCCAAATGGTACAATTTGAAAAGGTTAGGTATATtttgtgtataccatatgaaaaggaaaggtacaCTTTGTGTATACCACGTGAAAAGGAAAAGTACACTATATGTGTACATTTGAAATGGTTATGTGCACTTTGTGTGtacaaattgaaaaaggtatgtacacttcgtgtgtaccaCTTGAAAAGGGAATGTGCACCTCGGGTGTACAATTAGAAAATGAAAGGTCCATCAGAAATTCAAAGATTCAAcgaaaatgtattaataaatgaaataagaagaaatgacatgatgagctcatctatgcaaaATAATGTTTTTGAACTAACTAATTTGGTTGAATGATTGCGTATAGGCCATATTTGCTAGTtgctaaattgatggataaaTTGCCTTATGTGTGATTTACTTGTTATATATGAATGATAAGTGTAGTTTGgttgtatgaacttactaagcattaatgcttactaggtttataTTTTTCCTGTTTTATGGTGCCCAAAGCTCGTGAAAGTTGGAATTGGGTCAGagctatcatcacactatcaatcccttcattttggtaaaatgataaatctattttgttataatggcatgtataagcttttgAGGCCAAATGATGTAGTAATATGTTTGTTTacaacctagccattggaatggctagtaatatgTATTTTGAGGTAATATGGTATGTTCATGTTCTATAAGATACAAATCACCTTTCATAAAACATGATTTACAAACTAATGTAAAGGTAACCTTTAAGGTATGTTTAAAAGTTGGAAATGTTAGATTGAATGATGGAAATTGGTTAAATTGGTTGGTATATACTTGTAGGTTTTCATGCAGGAAAATGgttaagtttgggtgagaaatagggCTAGGAATTGGCCTtatttcatccacacgggtaagacacacgagcgtgtgtctaggccgtgtgtgacacacggacagcCTACGGGCGTGTGAAAAGATTGTGTGTCCCCTATATCCTTAAATAtgaagtcaggatagtacacgggcaaaagacacggccgtgtgaaggacacgggtttcAAGCATGTTCGTGTGTCAAAAttatgtgaaaatggcttaaaaatggtgaaaaatcaatgtaccacacagcctagccacatgggcatttgcccaggccgtgtgcccctttgatacttaagaaattgcaagtcagaattCCACAAGGGCTAGCCACAGggccatgtcccaagccacacgggcgtgtgcccctatcttcaaggataaatttctaaagttgccagtttagtctcgaaccacttctaaagcatgtattgggtctcgtaggcccatattagggactttttgatgaaatttgaaaagttttgatttgaaatacaaatttatgactcggttttgtacaAATGCTAatgtataagttcggtaatgcctcataaccctatccggtgacagattcgggttaggggtgttacagtcgaaggcagcatcacactatcgagccatTACCCTTGGAGTAATTACCCTTGGAGTATTGAcatgtgtatgttaaatgttttcaGGTGAGTGGCAtatatagggacttagtttttctataaTGAATATTGTTGTGATTAGACAAATGTTTTTGCTTATATTGATTTGTTGTTTATAGCCAAGAGATGTAGCTTATAATGATTTtcgcttgtaagcctatttatccatgatatgtgttaatgtcttgtaATTGTGCTAGTTTACTATGTATGAGAAGTATATGGCatattgtaatgccccaaatttcgGTAATTTTGATTTTTTGCGATTGTTGACCATGGAAATATCGAAACTTTACTTTTGATTCTTTTTGGTGTAAATGTATATGGTTAAGAGGTTATGTGCTTTGGGGTGtgtttgagaggtcccaagttcaagctttaacttgggctaaattttggtttttattgaaTAAAGCCTGGCTTTTGGTTAATGGGCTTATAAGAATTTATTGGTAAaaacttaacagaatgggcctgctggtctaatgGTTAAGAGGAGTGTCAGGCTGCTCAAGGTCCTGAGTTCGAATCTTGGCAGTGGCTTTGGAATTATTTTGCTGCAAGTCGTGGCTAAGAGTTGGGTTTCATCAGAATTCTGAGTTGGGGGTTTAGGGAAAATTAGGGTATTTTCCTTCTTTTAACAAGAGCTTTTCTAGGCTGTCTTCTCTTTTTTTCCTCAAAATCCCCCTTGCTACCTAAAattctcttctcttttcctcCCTCTCCttcgtttttcttctttttcgatAAGCTAAGGCGTATTGCTAGCGGTTCTTTTGATTCGGTAAGTATCATTTTTTTAAGTTGCATGATTTTCTTTGGAGATCGTTTAAGAGGGTTTTGTTTGCTGTATAGGGGATGTTTAAGGTTATGTGGGTCATTAATCGGGGTTCTAAATAGCGAGGAATCACCGTACTCATTGAAGGTAAGTAGATCTTTCTTTTAGGATTTGGTAGTTCTTAAGGAAGTCGATTTAAGTGATTGATATTGGGCTTGGTATTGTCGATTTTAGGCTTTAGAGTGCTCGTGGTTGGATTAGCAGCGAAAacaaatcaggtgtgtactcCAATTGCGCAGAAAACAAGTTTCGGCGAAAGCCAAAAATGGCCTGTCGACGCCAtacggtcgtgtggtctgcctgtgtggtAGCCTGCGTCGCGAGACACGGGAGTGTCACTGACGAGCCAGGCCGTACGTGCGCCATACGGACGTGACGGACACGGGCGTGTAGTGGCTTGTAGGCTGTGTGTGAGGCACGGGCTCAGGCAAATGGGCCGTATGGGCTACACGGGCgttgggccacacaggcgtgtgggaaactaggccaagccgtgtgatccacacgggcaaagcCAATTTGGGCTATGTGACCCACATGGGCaaggcacacaagcgtgtgagctCAATTTTGTTGAAAT
This window of the Gossypium hirsutum isolate 1008001.06 chromosome A09, Gossypium_hirsutum_v2.1, whole genome shotgun sequence genome carries:
- the LOC107889049 gene encoding transcription factor TFIIIB component B'' homolog — encoded protein: MEESDFFQDEPVVTQARAGAKFQPKFKCKAKDGTSGSIPSKPPVILKDEATTVASTAINAVQVVEPDNVVYDSKGSQLINPSQVTVTDSLLAEAAVPNCCNDTNSSFERTVGENTDLYFGLECLDPLLTQSSTNDGDNRNDHERTRTEFQEAGVFPDVDTQDIMFGMTTASGRRTGKFKPKPRLQTSVPASPPTVVEWVMHPATAQFVPSETAFEEGSIPDFPSDHVPNCAPVDLGSFIPPDPSTSECPVNEELANLAVASNAGVDLSGDVPDMPTEVSSLVSNPSRESKQSSTGGEVNGKGEARKQLREQVTTPHIVDDLEDGTCNDDGLAAELPSCYAIDEDKDDNDDDEFNVEHASPKRRTSKRSKKPVKESEKPPRKRKKANEAQKHKKANEASDNPEKEQRKKFSHSTRRKRRFVDESLLTTPEDEIDFAKVALKDLILLADYKERIAKKEAKALKEPLTDQSTQKRLNEENAHDEESSIASEQDQGIMDDQVNGSAQSDSYFNYQTLMTKEPRARWSKQDTELFYGAIRQFGPDFSLIQQLFPGRSRHQIKLKFKNED